The DNA window GTTGGATTAGTAACAATTAAGTTTAAATTATATTCTCTTTCTAATCTTTCTTGAATTATTTCCATATGTAACAAACCTAAAAATCCACATCTAAATCCAAAACCTAATGCTTCTGATACTTCTTTTTCATAAAAAAGTGATGAATCATTTAAACAAAGTTTTTCTAAAGAACATTGCAATAATTTATAATCTTCAGAAGAAACAGGAAAAATTGAAGAATAAACTTGAGGTTTTATCTTTTGAAATCCAATCAATGCAGTTTTTGCTGGATTTTTTAAATGAGTAATTGTATCTCCGACTGGTGCTCCATGAATATCTTTTATCGAACAAATAATCCATCCTACTTCTCCACAACTAAGTTGTTTACAAGTAATTTTTTTAGGTGTAAAAATTCCTAATTTTTCTGCAGTATAAATTTTTTTTGTACTCATAATTTTTATTTTGTCGCCTTGTTTTAAGCATCCATTTTTTATTCGAAGTAACAGAACTACTCCTGAATAATTATTAAACCAAGAATCAATAATCAAAGCTTGTAAAGGATTATGAGGATCGCCTAAAGGCATAGGAATATTTTTTACTATTTTTTCTAAAATATCACGAATACCAATACCTGTTTTTGCAGAACATTTAATTGTATTTGTTACATCAATTCCTATGATATTAGAAATATCTTTAATTACACGTTCAGGATCTGAAGATAACAAATCAATTTTATTTACAACCGGTATTACAACTAAATCCATTTCTATTGCTGTATAACAATTTGCTAACGTTTGTGCTTCAACACCTTGACTAGAATCTACAATTAATAATGCACCTTCACAAGCAGACAAAGAACGAGAGACTTCATATGAAAAATCAACATGACCAGGAGTATCAATTAAATTCAGCTGATATTTAGAGCCATCTAATGACTTATAAAATAAAGTAACACTTTGTGCTTTTATAGTAATACCTCTTTCTCTTTCAATATCCATAGAATCTAGAATTTGTGAAACACCTTTTATAGAATTATCTATACCGTTACATAATTGTATAATACGATCAGATAACGTTGATTTTCCATGGTCAACATGTGCAATAATAGAAAAGTTTCTTATATACTTCATAAACATGCATTTCTTTAAGTAAAAAATTTTTATTTAATTATATATTTTTTTGTAGTTTTATAGTAAATATTTATTATTATAAATAAACTATTTACTACACTCTACATTCAATGTAATGAACAATTTATTAAAAATTGACTATTTATTAATAACACAGTTTTCTTCTTTATTTAATTTAAGAGTTAATATAATAGTAAAAAATAAAGTAATACTAAATTTAAAATTTTCTTTGTGTATTTATTAAAAGATGAACTGTTTTTTATAAAAATAATGTTGAATCAATATAACAACCAAGAGATAAGAGATTTTTTTTGTGATCTAGCATGCAATTTAATAATACTAATAGAAATATTTGCGATATAATATGTGGATAAAAGCGATATTACCAACATCATAATTCCTAAAAAATTGCTAGTAATATTATAAAAAATGTTAGCAATTTTTCAAAAAAATCGTTAATTTTAAAGGAATTAATAGTTTTTTTTGACTAAATTCATAAATAGTTTTGCTAATATTGGATGAAATCAAATAACTAAGTAAACAAAATAAAGATAAAAACATCACTTTTTAAAAAGTACTAATTATAGACTATATAATTAACTATTACTTATATAATTAAATAATTTAAAAAAAGATCCTATTAATACAATTTTTCTAAAAAAAGTAAGAACAAATTTTTTTTAAAGATAAAGATATAAAAATATAAAAAAATTTTTATTTTTCATATAGTTAATTTAAAAATTTTAAATTACAGTGAAATCTTTAAAACAAAAACAAAACCAAAAAAGACAATATATTAATTATAATAAAAGCAATTATCTAAGATAAAATATCAATTAAAAAATTAATTAAAATATAACTAATAATTTTTTAAATAAAATTACTGCTAATATATAATCTTATAAAAAATAGTAAAGTATTGGAATTATAAAATAGATTACACTTATTGCTGTTAAATTAAATTATTACAACCCTACAACACTTCTCATTAATAAAGTATGATTGTATTTTTATGTTATTATTATAATGATCGTAAAGAAAGATATAAACATTAAAAAAGCAGCTATCCTTTATTTTCATTCAATAAAATTAAAAATTGATCTTGTTATTAAAGGTCTAATAGTTATAAACTAATAAAACTAAAGTAGCTTTTTACAAAAGTAAAATAAAATTTTTAAAAAAATTAAAAAAACTGCTTATATACAATAAATTAAAACAAAATCTGTCATATCTACAAGAAAAATTAATAACGTTATAAGTATAAATTTGATGATTTTTTTTAAATTATGTTGATCAACGCTCAAGAAGTATTAATGTATTTATTTATTTCATTTTTGAATAACATGTTTATCCAAAAGTTTGTAAAAATTTTTTGTAAAAAATAGTTTTTATCAATTATCATAACCATATTTCTTAATCTTTGCTTTCAATATCCAAATCTAATTAGTTCTTTAATATTAATTAAAAATGCAGTACAATTCGATGAAAAATTCATTTTTATAAAAAAATATTAATAAATATTTATTTATAAAAATGAATTAATCTCAAAAAATCTTATCCCCCCATAGGAATTTTATGTCTCAGTTAATTCAATTAAATAAAATGAATAAAAGATTTCGTGGTTTTTATCCTGTAGTTGTTGATATTGAAACAGCGGGATTTAATGAAACTACAGATGCTTTATTAGAAATTGGAATTATAACATTAAAAATGGATGAAGAAGGATGGTTACACTGTAAAAAAATGTTACATTTTCATATAAAACCTTTTAAAGGAGCGTCTTTACAATCAGAAGCTTTATCTTTTACTGGTATTGATCCATATAATCCTTTTCGTAGCGCTATTCAAGAATATGATGCACTTAACAAAATTTTTGCAATGGTACAACAAGAAATTGATAAAAATCAATGTAACCGAGCTATAATAGTAGCTCATAATGCAGCATTTGATCATAAGTTTTTAATGGCTGCTACTCAGCGTAGTGAAATAAAAAACAATCCTTTTCATCCTTTTTCAACTTTTGATACAGCTGCATTAAGTGGTTTAGTTTTTGGGCAAACAGTGCTTTCAAAAGCATGTTTAGCAGCTGGAATAAACTTTGATAATAATAAAGCACATTCAGCATTGTATGACACACAACAAACAGCTAATCTTTTTTGTGTATTAGTAAATAAATGGAAAAGATTAGGAGGATGGCCATTATTAAAAAACGATACGTATAATAAAAGTAATAAAGTCAGTGACTGATCATATCAAATTTTATTGATTTTTTTATTTTTTTTTTCTACAGCGTTTCTAATTATTTCTTGTAATGTCCCTTTGCGAAACATTTCTAACATTATATCACATCCTCCAATT is part of the Candidatus Tachikawaea gelatinosa genome and encodes:
- the rnt gene encoding ribonuclease T, which codes for MSQLIQLNKMNKRFRGFYPVVVDIETAGFNETTDALLEIGIITLKMDEEGWLHCKKMLHFHIKPFKGASLQSEALSFTGIDPYNPFRSAIQEYDALNKIFAMVQQEIDKNQCNRAIIVAHNAAFDHKFLMAATQRSEIKNNPFHPFSTFDTAALSGLVFGQTVLSKACLAAGINFDNNKAHSALYDTQQTANLFCVLVNKWKRLGGWPLLKNDTYNKSNKVSD
- the lepA gene encoding translation elongation factor 4, giving the protein MKYIRNFSIIAHVDHGKSTLSDRIIQLCNGIDNSIKGVSQILDSMDIERERGITIKAQSVTLFYKSLDGSKYQLNLIDTPGHVDFSYEVSRSLSACEGALLIVDSSQGVEAQTLANCYTAIEMDLVVIPVVNKIDLLSSDPERVIKDISNIIGIDVTNTIKCSAKTGIGIRDILEKIVKNIPMPLGDPHNPLQALIIDSWFNNYSGVVLLLRIKNGCLKQGDKIKIMSTKKIYTAEKLGIFTPKKITCKQLSCGEVGWIICSIKDIHGAPVGDTITHLKNPAKTALIGFQKIKPQVYSSIFPVSSEDYKLLQCSLEKLCLNDSSLFYEKEVSEALGFGFRCGFLGLLHMEIIQERLEREYNLNLIVTNPTVVYEIKTLQEKIIYIDNPSKLPSINYIKYFKEPIAECYMLFPKKHLGKIIQLCIERRGIQKDIKYYDNQVALIYNIPMAEIIVDFFDKLKSFSHGYASLDYQFKNFQKADLIRLDILINSIKVDALSIISHRSNMRYRAKKIVEKMKNLIPRQQFDIVIQAAVHKNIIARSTIKQLRKNVLAKCYGGDVTRKKKLLQKQKEGKKRMKKIGNVEIPKTAFLSILHINKN